From Streptomyces sp. NBC_01460, a single genomic window includes:
- a CDS encoding sensor histidine kinase, with translation MSSLTLRQALVGRRYLLGGWPWRAALYLLSGVPAGMVLLVSVLLLAAVGGALALVLVGLPLLLVLALIGIPVAAVERRRLRLVDPVPLGDPHRAPARAGLGAWLRTRLRERATWRELGYALLFAGVLWPLEALVVGGVLAVCGALLATPVVMAAVTGGEEVRVLKLYLADSYPQAFALALLGLVLLPVLAHPLGWAAVARGALTRAMLSGGADGLDARIEELGRSRMRLVDAFEAERRRIERDLHDGAQQRLVALSMTLGLARLESPAEPLGGLLAKAHEEAGEALVEIRELIRGIHPRVLTDRGLAAAVEDVADRSAVPVEVDLDLPERLPRPVETAVYFALCEALANVARHSGASRAWVTGRDDGERLTVEVRDDGAGGAATTGGTGLQGVADRLSVLDGRLLLSSPAGGPTVFRLDVPRAPAHLVE, from the coding sequence ATGAGCTCACTCACCCTCCGGCAGGCCCTCGTGGGGCGCCGTTACCTCCTCGGCGGCTGGCCGTGGCGCGCGGCCCTGTACCTGCTGAGCGGCGTCCCGGCCGGGATGGTCCTCCTCGTCTCCGTCCTGCTGCTGGCGGCGGTGGGCGGCGCCCTCGCCCTCGTGCTCGTCGGCCTTCCCCTCCTGCTGGTGCTCGCCCTCATCGGCATACCGGTGGCCGCCGTGGAGCGGCGCAGGCTGCGGCTGGTCGACCCCGTGCCGCTCGGTGATCCGCACCGGGCCCCGGCGCGCGCCGGTCTGGGGGCTTGGCTGCGGACCCGGCTGCGGGAGCGGGCCACCTGGCGGGAGCTGGGGTACGCCCTGCTCTTCGCCGGGGTGCTCTGGCCCCTGGAGGCCCTGGTCGTCGGGGGCGTACTGGCGGTCTGCGGGGCCCTGCTGGCGACGCCGGTCGTCATGGCGGCCGTCACCGGCGGCGAGGAGGTGCGGGTGCTCAAGCTGTACCTCGCGGACTCGTATCCGCAGGCCTTCGCCCTGGCCCTGCTCGGACTGGTGCTGCTGCCGGTCCTCGCCCATCCGCTCGGGTGGGCCGCGGTGGCGCGCGGGGCCCTGACACGGGCGATGCTGTCGGGGGGTGCCGACGGACTCGACGCCCGGATCGAGGAGTTGGGACGCTCACGGATGCGGCTGGTGGACGCCTTCGAGGCGGAGCGCCGCCGCATCGAGCGCGATCTGCACGACGGGGCGCAGCAGAGGCTGGTCGCCCTGTCGATGACGCTCGGGCTGGCCAGGCTGGAGAGCCCCGCCGAGCCGCTGGGCGGACTGCTGGCCAAGGCGCACGAGGAGGCGGGGGAGGCGCTGGTGGAGATCAGGGAGCTCATCCGGGGCATCCACCCGCGGGTCCTCACCGACCGCGGTCTGGCCGCGGCGGTCGAGGACGTCGCCGACCGCTCGGCCGTACCCGTCGAGGTGGACCTCGACCTGCCGGAGCGGCTCCCGCGGCCGGTGGAGACCGCCGTGTACTTCGCGCTCTGCGAGGCGCTGGCCAACGTGGCCAGGCACAGCGGGGCGAGCCGGGCGTGGGTGACGGGACGGGACGACGGGGAGCGGCTGACCGTCGAGGTGCGGGACGACGGTGCCGGGGGTGCGGCGACGACCGGGGGCACCGGGCTGCAGGGGGTCGCCGACCGGCTCTCCGTGCTGGACGGCAGGCTGCTACTGTCCAGCCCGGCCGGGGGGCCGACCGTGTTCCGGCTGGATGTTCCCCGGGCCCCCGCTCACCTGGTCGAATGA
- a CDS encoding phosphotransferase — MHIGPLLGSGRTADVYALDDSWVLRRYRNGIDTTGELAVMSYLSASGFPVPRIGPPAEAALPTDLVVQRLTGPTLAEALLAGTVTGDDGAELLARLLRELHAIPPRLSQDPADRILHLDLHPENVIMAPEGAMVIDWMTASEGPPALDRAMTALILAQVALAPSFPAGDQLRDLLATLLSRFADDGGVPAAALARATALRAADPGLTAHETAVLDEAAGLVTSLTG, encoded by the coding sequence ATGCATATAGGCCCACTCCTGGGCTCGGGACGCACCGCCGACGTGTACGCACTCGACGACTCCTGGGTCCTGCGCCGCTACCGCAACGGCATCGACACCACCGGCGAACTGGCCGTGATGTCGTACCTCTCGGCCTCGGGCTTCCCGGTCCCGCGCATCGGGCCACCGGCCGAGGCCGCGCTCCCCACCGACCTCGTGGTGCAGCGGCTGACCGGCCCGACGCTGGCCGAGGCGCTGCTGGCGGGCACGGTGACCGGGGACGACGGCGCGGAGCTGCTGGCCCGGCTCCTGCGGGAACTGCACGCGATCCCCCCGCGGCTCTCCCAGGACCCCGCGGACCGGATCCTGCACCTGGACCTGCACCCGGAGAACGTGATCATGGCTCCGGAGGGCGCCATGGTGATCGACTGGATGACGGCCTCCGAGGGGCCGCCGGCGCTGGACCGGGCCATGACCGCGCTGATCCTGGCCCAGGTGGCCCTCGCCCCCTCGTTCCCCGCGGGTGATCAGCTGCGGGACCTGCTGGCGACGCTGCTCTCCCGCTTCGCCGACGACGGCGGTGTCCCCGCGGCGGCGCTCGCCCGCGCGACCGCCCTGCGGGCCGCGGACCCTGGGCTCACCGCACACGAGACGGCGGTGCTGGACGAGGCCGCGGGACTGGTCACCTCGCTGACGGGCTGA
- a CDS encoding response regulator transcription factor, producing the protein MLRIVLAEDSVLLREGLVGLLERFGHQVVAGVGTAGDLTAAVAEHGPDIVVTDVRMPPGFSDEGLRAAVALRETRPGLPVLVLSQYVQRAYAEELLDSCDGTGVGYLLKERVGKVEEFVDALHRVAEGGTVVDPEVVRQLLRHRRDPLSRLTAREQEVLALMAEGRSNASVAKALTVSEGTVSKHFGSILTKLDLSLTDATNRRVLAVLAYLRK; encoded by the coding sequence ATGCTGCGCATCGTGCTGGCCGAGGACAGCGTGCTCCTGAGGGAGGGCCTCGTCGGCCTGCTGGAGAGGTTCGGCCACCAGGTGGTGGCCGGCGTCGGCACCGCCGGTGACCTCACCGCCGCCGTCGCCGAACACGGCCCGGACATCGTCGTGACGGACGTGCGGATGCCGCCCGGCTTCTCCGACGAGGGGCTCAGGGCCGCCGTGGCCCTGCGGGAGACCCGGCCCGGGCTGCCCGTGCTGGTCCTCAGCCAGTACGTCCAGCGCGCGTACGCCGAGGAGCTGCTCGACTCCTGCGACGGGACGGGCGTGGGCTACCTCCTCAAGGAACGCGTCGGAAAGGTGGAGGAGTTCGTCGACGCGCTCCACCGGGTCGCCGAGGGCGGGACCGTCGTCGACCCGGAAGTGGTGCGTCAGCTGCTGAGGCACCGCCGCGACCCTCTGTCGCGGCTGACGGCACGGGAGCAGGAGGTGCTGGCCCTGATGGCGGAGGGCCGGTCGAACGCCTCGGTCGCCAAGGCGCTGACGGTGAGTGAGGGCACGGTCAGCAAGCACTTCGGCTCGATCCTCACCAAGCTCGACCTCTCCCTCACCGACGCGACGAACCGCCGGGTCCTGGCCGTGCTCGCCTACCTGCGGAAGTGA
- a CDS encoding ABC transporter ATP-binding protein: MNQHPAAIRLDAVTRSFGKAADAVTALAGVSLSLPRGSFTAIMGPSGSGKSTLLQCTAGLDRPTSGRVFLGDTEMTGLSERKLTLLRRERIGFVFQAFNLLPALTAEQNVALPLRLAGRRPRRAEVREVLERVGLGSRARHRPTELSGGQQQRVALARALVTRPEVLFGDEPTGALDSRTGREILALLRSMADAGQTVIMVTHDPVAASYADRVVFLADGAVRDELCDPVAEQVAARMTALAVVPC, translated from the coding sequence ATGAATCAGCACCCCGCAGCCATCCGGCTCGACGCCGTCACGAGGTCCTTCGGCAAGGCCGCCGACGCGGTCACCGCGCTGGCCGGAGTCAGCCTCTCCCTCCCCCGCGGCTCCTTCACCGCGATCATGGGGCCGTCCGGTTCGGGGAAGTCGACCCTCCTCCAGTGCACGGCCGGCCTCGACCGGCCCACGTCCGGCCGGGTCTTCCTCGGGGACACGGAGATGACCGGGCTGAGCGAGCGGAAGCTGACCCTGTTGCGCCGCGAGCGGATCGGATTCGTCTTCCAGGCCTTCAACCTGCTGCCCGCCCTCACCGCCGAGCAGAACGTGGCGCTCCCCCTCCGGCTCGCGGGCCGCAGACCCCGGCGCGCCGAGGTGCGCGAGGTGCTGGAGCGGGTCGGCCTGGGCTCCCGGGCCCGGCACCGGCCCACCGAGCTCTCGGGCGGCCAGCAGCAACGCGTCGCCCTGGCACGGGCCTTGGTCACCCGCCCCGAGGTGCTCTTCGGTGACGAGCCGACCGGCGCACTCGATTCCCGTACGGGGCGGGAGATCCTGGCCCTGCTGCGGTCGATGGCCGACGCCGGCCAGACCGTGATCATGGTGACGCACGATCCGGTGGCCGCCTCGTACGCGGACCGTGTGGTGTTCCTGGCCGACGGAGCGGTACGGGACGAGCTGTGCGACCCGGTCGCCGAGCAGGTCGCCGCGCGCATGACCGCCCTGGCGGTGGTCCCGTGCTGA
- a CDS encoding bifunctional 3'-5' exonuclease/DNA polymerase, with product MTERWALATAEGGGALLVPLTRDGLPAGPVLAEPDLVESVRSRPEVHRWVWRSTAGIYPRLLAAGVRVERCYDIECAELLLLGHAGRLGEPRSAAAAWARLRDAPVPPDPPARSAEPGSQSSLFEPRSGTDLPFEALLEVYAEQLRRHEGTEHPGRMLLLTAAESAGTLVAAEMNAAGLPWRADVHREVLNGLLGERYAGGGEPRRLAEAADEVSAAFGRRVRPDLPADVVKAFAQAGIKVRSTRRWELEEIDHPAVEPLIRYKKLYRVWTAHGWSWLQDWVREGRFRPEYQPGGTVSGRWTTNGGGALQIPKVIRQAVVADDGWRLVVADADQMEPRVLAAISRDRGLMEVAGHEGDLYKALSDRAFHGDRDHAKIALLGAVYGQTSGDGLKNLAALRRRFPQAVAYVDDAARAGEEGRLVRTWLGRTSPPAAGAGEDEEAGIPQESEVPPAGESEGTYGFTPGYASSNARARGRFTRNFVVQGSAADWALLLLAALRRTLAAEGMRAELVFFQHDEVIVHCPADEAPAVVAAIREAGELAGRVAFGETPVRFPFSTAVVERYSDAK from the coding sequence ATGACCGAACGTTGGGCTCTGGCCACCGCGGAGGGGGGCGGCGCACTCCTCGTGCCACTGACGCGCGACGGTCTGCCCGCAGGCCCCGTCCTGGCCGAGCCCGACCTCGTCGAGTCCGTCCGCTCCCGCCCCGAGGTGCACCGCTGGGTCTGGCGGTCGACCGCCGGGATCTACCCACGGCTGCTCGCGGCGGGCGTGCGGGTCGAGCGGTGCTACGACATCGAGTGCGCCGAGCTGCTGCTGCTCGGCCACGCGGGGCGGCTCGGGGAGCCCCGCTCCGCCGCTGCGGCCTGGGCCCGGCTGCGCGACGCCCCGGTCCCGCCCGATCCGCCGGCCCGCTCGGCGGAGCCCGGCTCCCAGTCCTCCCTCTTCGAGCCCCGCTCCGGCACCGACCTGCCCTTCGAGGCGCTCCTGGAGGTCTACGCGGAGCAGCTGCGCCGCCACGAGGGGACGGAGCACCCCGGCAGGATGCTGCTGCTCACGGCGGCGGAGTCGGCGGGCACGCTGGTCGCCGCCGAGATGAACGCGGCCGGGCTCCCCTGGCGCGCCGACGTGCACCGCGAGGTGCTGAACGGCCTGCTCGGCGAGCGGTACGCGGGCGGCGGCGAGCCCCGCAGGCTGGCCGAGGCCGCCGACGAGGTCTCGGCGGCGTTCGGCAGGCGGGTCCGCCCCGACCTGCCGGCCGATGTCGTGAAGGCGTTCGCGCAGGCCGGGATCAAGGTGAGATCGACCCGGCGCTGGGAGCTGGAGGAGATCGACCACCCGGCGGTGGAGCCGCTGATCCGCTACAAGAAGCTGTACCGCGTCTGGACGGCGCACGGCTGGAGCTGGCTCCAGGACTGGGTGCGCGAGGGCCGTTTCCGCCCCGAGTACCAGCCGGGCGGCACGGTCAGCGGGCGCTGGACGACCAACGGCGGCGGTGCCCTGCAGATCCCCAAGGTGATACGCCAGGCGGTCGTCGCCGACGACGGCTGGCGGCTGGTCGTGGCCGACGCCGACCAGATGGAGCCGCGCGTGCTGGCCGCGATCTCCCGCGACCGGGGGCTGATGGAGGTGGCCGGTCATGAGGGCGACCTCTACAAGGCCCTGTCCGACCGGGCCTTCCACGGCGACCGCGACCACGCCAAGATCGCGCTGCTGGGCGCGGTCTACGGCCAGACCTCGGGCGACGGCCTGAAGAACCTGGCGGCCCTCCGGCGCCGCTTCCCCCAGGCCGTGGCCTACGTCGACGACGCGGCGAGGGCCGGCGAGGAGGGCCGCCTCGTCCGCACCTGGCTGGGCCGCACGAGCCCGCCCGCCGCCGGGGCGGGCGAGGACGAGGAGGCGGGCATCCCCCAGGAGAGCGAGGTACCGCCGGCCGGGGAGAGCGAGGGGACCTACGGCTTCACCCCGGGCTACGCCTCGTCGAACGCCCGCGCGCGAGGACGCTTCACCCGCAACTTCGTGGTCCAGGGGAGTGCCGCGGACTGGGCCCTGCTGCTCCTGGCGGCGCTGCGGCGGACGCTCGCCGCCGAGGGGATGCGGGCCGAGCTGGTGTTCTTCCAGCACGACGAGGTGATCGTGCACTGCCCCGCCGACGAGGCACCCGCCGTGGTGGCGGCGATCCGCGAGGCCGGGGAGCTCGCCGGACGGGTCGCGTTCGGGGAGACGCCGGTGCGCTTCCCGTTCAGCACGGCCGTCGTCGAGCGCTACTCGGACGCCAAGTAG
- a CDS encoding NADP-dependent oxidoreductase, translated as MEAIVYEEFGGPEVLRLARVDDVHAGPGEIRVAVRAAGVNPVDHKIRNGWMEAAFPTPLPATPGSEFAGVVDGTGEGVTEFAVGDEVLGRSTTGAYAEYVLADVGAVARKPEVLGWAEAAALPVATATATRVLDELGVADGETLLVHGASGAVGSAAVQLAVARGATVVGTASPANHDYLRVLGAIPVAYGEGLVARVREAAPQGVDAVFDVAGKGALADSVELRGGTPDRISTIADPDAARFGVAFSSGGGYDPDESRRLGAYAQAAAVGGLRIPVERTFALGEAARAQELSEAGHARGKLVLLPGGH; from the coding sequence GTGGAAGCGATCGTGTACGAGGAGTTCGGCGGTCCCGAGGTGCTGCGCCTGGCCAGGGTCGACGACGTCCACGCCGGTCCCGGGGAGATCCGGGTGGCGGTCAGGGCCGCGGGGGTCAATCCGGTCGACCACAAGATCCGCAACGGCTGGATGGAGGCGGCGTTCCCCACCCCGCTGCCCGCCACACCCGGCAGCGAGTTCGCCGGGGTCGTCGACGGGACGGGGGAGGGCGTCACGGAGTTCGCGGTCGGCGACGAGGTCCTGGGCCGGAGCACCACGGGGGCGTACGCGGAGTACGTGCTGGCCGACGTGGGCGCCGTCGCCCGCAAGCCGGAGGTCCTGGGCTGGGCGGAGGCCGCCGCGCTGCCGGTCGCCACGGCGACCGCCACCCGGGTGCTGGACGAACTCGGGGTGGCCGACGGCGAGACGCTCCTGGTGCACGGGGCGTCCGGCGCGGTCGGCTCCGCCGCGGTCCAGCTGGCCGTGGCCCGGGGCGCCACCGTCGTCGGGACCGCCTCACCGGCCAACCACGACTACCTGAGGGTGCTCGGCGCGATCCCCGTGGCGTACGGGGAGGGGCTGGTGGCCCGGGTCCGGGAGGCCGCGCCCCAGGGTGTGGACGCGGTGTTCGACGTCGCCGGCAAGGGCGCGCTGGCGGACTCGGTGGAGCTGCGCGGCGGGACACCCGACCGGATCTCCACCATCGCCGACCCGGACGCGGCCCGCTTCGGTGTGGCCTTCTCGTCGGGCGGCGGGTACGACCCCGACGAGAGCAGGCGGCTCGGCGCGTACGCGCAGGCGGCGGCGGTCGGCGGCCTGCGGATCCCGGTCGAACGGACCTTCGCGCTCGGTGAGGCGGCACGGGCCCAGGAGCTGAGCGAGGCCGGGCACGCGCGCGGCAAGCTCGTCCTGCTCCCCGGGGGCCACTGA
- a CDS encoding DUF2804 domain-containing protein, which translates to MATHEHEITEPVDLCLPDGGLNPAAVGWSRTPLHRANLRGWGRTKRWEHWCVTTPTHLVALTVSDLDFLALNTVYVLEFGPGGREFECSSIVPAGRGVRLPDTIAGAPGSEDVVVGPARPTGGKVRVEIRDENAGTRLRARCLTPERLPLEVDLLVARPEGHESLSVVVPWSEQRFQYTSKHTALPASGRVRVGREILTFGGEGNETWAVLDHGRGRWPRTVDWNWGAASGRTDGHTVGLQFGGRWTEGTGSTENGLCVDGRLTKIGEELDWQWSVSEPLAPWTLRTPSSGQVDLTFTPFHNRAVHTDVGLIANRTDQRFGHYNGRIRTDHGGEIAVEQLLGWAEDVHMRW; encoded by the coding sequence ATGGCGACGCACGAGCACGAGATCACCGAGCCCGTCGACCTCTGCCTGCCCGACGGGGGCCTGAATCCGGCGGCGGTCGGCTGGTCCCGGACTCCGCTGCACCGGGCCAACCTGCGGGGCTGGGGCCGGACGAAGCGGTGGGAGCACTGGTGCGTGACCACGCCCACCCACCTGGTGGCCCTGACCGTGAGCGACCTCGACTTCCTGGCCCTGAACACGGTCTACGTGCTGGAATTCGGCCCGGGCGGGCGCGAGTTCGAGTGCTCGTCGATCGTTCCCGCCGGCCGGGGCGTCCGTCTCCCGGACACCATCGCCGGGGCGCCGGGGTCCGAGGACGTGGTCGTCGGCCCGGCGCGGCCGACCGGCGGCAAGGTCCGTGTCGAGATCCGCGACGAGAACGCCGGGACGCGGCTACGGGCCCGCTGCCTGACCCCGGAACGGCTGCCGCTGGAGGTCGACCTCCTGGTGGCACGGCCGGAAGGACACGAGTCGCTCTCGGTGGTCGTGCCCTGGAGCGAGCAGCGCTTCCAGTACACCTCGAAGCACACCGCGCTCCCCGCCTCCGGCCGGGTGCGCGTCGGCAGGGAGATCCTGACGTTCGGCGGCGAGGGCAACGAGACCTGGGCCGTCCTGGACCACGGCCGCGGCCGCTGGCCACGCACCGTCGACTGGAACTGGGGCGCCGCGTCGGGCCGTACGGACGGGCACACCGTCGGCCTCCAGTTCGGCGGCCGCTGGACGGAGGGCACCGGCTCCACCGAGAACGGCCTCTGTGTGGACGGCCGGCTCACCAAGATCGGTGAGGAGCTCGACTGGCAGTGGTCCGTCTCGGAGCCGCTGGCTCCGTGGACCCTCCGCACGCCCTCGTCGGGCCAGGTCGATCTGACGTTCACCCCGTTCCACAACCGGGCCGTGCACACCGACGTCGGTCTGATCGCCAACCGCACCGACCAGCGCTTCGGCCACTACAACGGCCGGATCCGCACGGACCACGGTGGCGAGATCGCCGTGGAACAGCTCCTGGGCTGGGCCGAGGACGTCCACATGCGCTGGTGA
- a CDS encoding carbohydrate-binding protein, giving the protein METTTLRRRAYAAGTAVVAVGALALAGLTGVASAGQAGGAAPAADGLSPGLIEAMGRDLGLDAGEARARIADEYRAAAVAAALEKSLGADFAGARLSGGTAVLTVATTDRADVARITAAGARAEVVGHRLDRLEAAKGALDAVALEKAPKDVPSWYVDIRTNRLVVNAARTGAAEGFLAAAGVPRDLVRVVRSAEQPRAYADLRGGDAYYMNGSGRCSSGFPVRRGTQNGFVTAGHCGTPGVTTTGFDQRAQGSFQGSTFPGRDYAWVATNANWTPRALVNGYGNGDVTVTGSTQAVVGSSVCRSGSTTGWHCGTIQQHGSSVTYPEGTISGVTRTSVCAEPGDSGGSFLSGSQAQGVTSGGSGNCSQGGTTYYQPVNPALAAYGLTLVTSGTPTDPPTDPTDPPTEPGGTWAAGTTYATGAVVTYGGASYRCLQGHQAQAGWQPPNVPALWQRI; this is encoded by the coding sequence GTGGAGACAACCACGCTCCGCAGACGCGCGTACGCCGCGGGAACCGCCGTCGTGGCGGTGGGCGCGCTCGCCCTCGCCGGTCTGACCGGTGTCGCCTCGGCCGGACAGGCGGGCGGGGCCGCGCCCGCCGCCGACGGGCTCTCGCCCGGACTGATCGAGGCCATGGGGCGCGACCTAGGCCTCGACGCCGGCGAGGCCAGGGCCCGAATAGCGGACGAGTACCGGGCGGCTGCCGTGGCGGCGGCGCTGGAGAAGTCCCTCGGCGCGGACTTCGCCGGAGCCCGGCTGAGCGGTGGGACGGCCGTCCTCACCGTCGCCACCACCGACCGGGCCGACGTCGCCCGGATCACCGCCGCGGGAGCCCGCGCCGAGGTCGTCGGTCACCGCCTGGACCGCCTCGAAGCGGCCAAGGGGGCGCTGGACGCGGTGGCGCTGGAGAAGGCGCCGAAGGACGTGCCCTCCTGGTACGTGGACATCCGCACGAACCGCCTGGTGGTGAACGCCGCCCGTACGGGGGCGGCGGAGGGCTTCCTCGCCGCCGCGGGTGTCCCGCGTGACCTCGTGCGGGTCGTCCGCTCGGCCGAACAGCCCCGCGCCTACGCGGATCTGCGCGGTGGCGACGCGTACTACATGAACGGCTCGGGCCGGTGCTCGAGCGGTTTCCCGGTCAGGCGAGGCACGCAGAACGGCTTCGTCACCGCCGGCCACTGCGGCACGCCCGGCGTCACCACCACCGGCTTCGACCAGCGGGCCCAGGGGTCCTTCCAGGGCTCCACCTTCCCCGGCCGTGACTACGCCTGGGTCGCGACCAACGCGAACTGGACCCCGCGCGCCCTGGTGAACGGCTACGGCAACGGCGACGTGACCGTCACCGGATCGACCCAGGCCGTGGTGGGCTCCTCGGTCTGCCGCTCGGGCTCCACGACCGGATGGCACTGCGGGACGATCCAGCAGCACGGCAGCAGCGTCACCTACCCGGAGGGCACCATCTCCGGCGTGACCCGCACCAGCGTCTGCGCCGAACCCGGCGACTCCGGAGGCTCGTTCCTCTCCGGAAGCCAGGCGCAGGGCGTCACCTCCGGGGGCTCCGGGAACTGCTCCCAGGGCGGTACGACGTACTACCAGCCGGTCAACCCGGCGCTGGCCGCCTACGGACTGACCCTCGTCACCAGCGGTACGCCGACCGACCCGCCGACCGATCCCACCGACCCGCCGACCGAGCCGGGCGGCACCTGGGCGGCGGGCACGACGTACGCGACCGGCGCGGTGGTGACGTACGGCGGCGCGAGCTACCGCTGCCTCCAGGGGCATCAGGCGCAGGCGGGCTGGCAGCCGCCGAACGTGCCCGCGCTCTGGCAGCGGATCTGA